One Castanea sativa cultivar Marrone di Chiusa Pesio chromosome 4, ASM4071231v1 DNA window includes the following coding sequences:
- the LOC142632940 gene encoding uncharacterized protein LOC142632940, with product MIDHVFLPHEAEVIKSIPLSNRAVQDIQIWAYTNISEYLVKSAYKMIQTQQLRSSHGQSSNHSQSNKIWKAIWAVKVCNKIKTFIWRACRDILPTKANLTRRKILFDVGCECYDDGVESIDHILLSCTYSDKVWKSKCLREIMSHCTNLSFVDVADQIMQSKNDPEIAIFFTTSWMIWNKRNKAYYGTPRPDPPFLVMFAAAHASEHLEANYGNLS from the coding sequence ATGATTGATCATGTATTCCTCCCACATGAAGCTGAAGTTATTAAATCCATCCCATTGAGCAATAGAGCGGTGCAAGACATCCAAATTTGGGCATACACAAACATCAGTGAATATTTGGTAAAAAGTGCATATAAGATGATCCAAACTCAACAACTGAGATCTTCTCATGGCCAATCATCCAATCACTCACAGAGcaataaaatttggaaagcgATTTGGGCGGTCAAGgtatgtaataaaattaaaactttcATTTGGAGAGCTTGTAGAGATATACTGCCTACTAAAGCAAATCTAACTagaagaaaaattttgtttgatgttGGATGTGAATGTTATGATGATGGGGTGGAGTCAATAGACCATATCTTGCTAAGCTGTACTTATTCTGACAAGGTTTGGAAGTCCAAATGCTTGAGGGAGATCATGTCTCATTGCACAAATCTTTCGTTTGTGGATGTGGCTGATCAAATAATGCAAAGCAAAAATGACCCAGAGattgcaatatttttcacaactagCTGGATGATTTGGAATAAGCGGAATAAGGCTTACTACGGTACTCCACGTCCTGATCCTCCTTTTCTAGTCATGTTTGCTGCAGCCCATGCTTCAGAACATTTGGAAGCTAATTATGGAAACTTGTCTTGA